The genomic region tatttatttattgaattgtgAATAGATATTGTTGATTTACATGTGatagatattttttaattatttttaatacttggaagcattatatattttgatgttGATAATTGGTTTTGTGGTTCATGATAcaagttaaaacacttattggttAGTACTTTATTTTAGCAATTGACCTGCACTACATGGCAtgactacttttttttatgcattatttgaaactaattgtattatattacactTGAAATCTATttttgctttctacaacttatacattaggagttgtgattttaattcattagtatggctactcttaatgcattgttagaaatgtttcttataacatagttaatatttttactttatgattttaatgtagtattgtttttatatttgtgcagatttcttattggtgacttttaaggaatttacttttggcattacttgaaaacatatgaggacatctttcgttaattctaattatattaaactacactttttgtattgttataaaatatctTGTGTAATTGTAtgtgttgcaaacaattattgtatggaaggagtttgaattggatacttgtcttattttttacttgtggaatgtatggatcgttttttaataaatgcgttgttgaaataaatgtgttattcaaatatgattttttaataatgtaatgacaagttacaggttaatatcaaagccatgaaaaaaaaaaacagaaaataagttttagcgacgaaataacagaattttgtaagaaatagttttagtgacgaaaattttcgttgCTATATGTGtctggattttcttaaaaatagttttaatgacgaactttttcgtcactatattTACCCGAAATTAGCTTTAGTGACTAAATTATTTGTcgctaaatattatttaataaaataaagtgttTCTTGTAACGAAATATTTTTGTCGCTGAATAGTGCTTTTAGCAAGGAAAACAGTTAGCGACGAAAtgttttcgtcgctaaaagtttaaaaaaaaaaatcgaacttttagttacaaaatttttcatcgCTAGGACTTTTAGCGATggggtttcagcgacgaaatgagTTTTGTTGCTAATTAGtagatttcgtcgctaaaggtccTTGGCgacgaaaaactggacttttagtgacgaatatttTCGTTATTGAAGACACATTTTGCTGTAGTGTAATTTTTTAGCACATCCAATACTAGTGCTCTAagattttgtaaagaaaaataaaatgttattatGACTTTTAAGTAAAGTTTGTGGTATGCCTTTGCGTTAGAACATTTTCCCTCTCTCTtgtttgtatgtgttttttttttcccttaaaaaaagaaTGGGCATGTGTCTTGCATTGTTTAAGAAAGTGTGTTGTGTAGAGTATAACTTGCCTCACCTCCCTCGAAAGTTACCGTggttttttaatgaaatttgttgtgtcttTATGTTAAGACCGTGTgtgtgggtttttgtttctaaaaataaaaaaataatttttttttgcaaggaaACATAAAGCATTTGCATAGAAGATGTCACGTTTTCCAACCAATGCAACCTTGGACAcacttttattgttttgttttttttgtttttttttgttttttttttttttttgagaaaaaaatgggTAAAAGAGGGCAACTTGAGTTAGTGCCTTCCACTTGGGTGTGACTATAGTGATACTCTACCCGCTAGCCTGGGCTTACAGGAACTGAGAATCCAAATGAGCCATAACTGTACACCGAGCCCCATTGAGGACGCTAGTGAGCATAACTTGAGAGCATGTAATTATTTCCTAGATGCTTCCCATTGCGAGATTCAAACCTGGAACCTCCACGTCCCAAACTCTTAAGAGTGAGAACCTGAGCACTAGACCAACCACCCCGATGCTACACACATTTTATGTATATGCATTTGTTCCTATGATGCATGCAATAAAGATTAAGGAGAAGGGCCAGAGATAGAAGGATTTGGATTTCCTTTGTCAAACCATGGGTTGTGTTCCTAGTTACCAAGCTAAAAGGTTCTAAGAGTGTGGTCGCTGATTCTTTCCCATTATAGGGAAGAGAGCTTCCTTCATATAAAACACGCAGTACGTGAAAATATATTCGCAGGTTACAAATTGAAAAGATAGGATAGGGCGGAGGAGTGCTGCAGCATGTGCAAATATAATAGAAGTATATAGATCATCTTTTATTACACTATGCTATTGCTCAAGTCAAGTAGTGGGATTTAGTTTTCTGTTTATTCGAGAACCACAAGTAGTGTATTCTACTTGGGCATCTTGGAGACGGAATTTTGGCAACCTTAATAGTGGGGAGATCCGATAGGTAGTCCCTTTCTTGTGCCTAATGGAGCATTTTGGAGGAAAAGGATCTACTCTcgttcaacaaaataaaattttgttgagaatctagttcaattttttatttactatttaaaaagACACTAGTAATTCTATAAATTACTTGTTTAgacttttcttaaaaaataagtcattttcaaaatagtatattttataaaactatatcatttttggATGTTTAATAGCAATCTTAAATGTATTagcaaaaaaagataaaaaatcttaaaagagtTGGAAAAAGAACAcctaacttctcttatttagcgTCCAGttagataaagttgtttttcaaaaatattttagtggaaaaaaatttcaaaagataaatcaaaatttttctattaatcaaaaataatttttttttgatttttttttggtaccaaatactgaaaaacaccaaaaactatttttacataAAGTATTTCATCGAAACAAACGAAGCGCAAAGatcatttcaaaaatattattattattattattatttagaatcaACAAATCACTATCtttcaacataaaaaaaaaagtaccttatatattttattatgattatctttgtatatttatCCTACTATTTAGaatttaaactaaattaaaactatatattaaaataatgctGTAGAAAAATGTAAGCTTTTAAAGATCTTCGTGTgaacatcaaaagaaatcaagaaaaagccttcacacacacacatatatctatATGGATGTACCTCTAAAGATTGTTCCCTGGGAATCctaaatttctaaattatatatataaaaaaatttggacgttaatttatgtgtattttcttttctttttaactcAACCTTCAATGCTTCACATGTTATGTCCACTTTTGCACCCCTTTCTAAGAAACTCTTACAATTATAAATAAGAGGATAAATTTCACAAACCTCCCCTAAGGTTTGTGATAATATCAACTAGGTCCAAAAAATTCTAAAACCCACCAATTTGGTTCTTAAAAGACAATTTTGCCCtacactttctttctctttctctattttgttCTGTCTTTgttcctctccctctctcttctttGAGTTCTCTATCTCTCTGATCTCGCTCTAATtagcaaaacccaccaccaaacaAACCTGTCGCTAAAAAGCCACCACCCAACAAACTCATATCACCATGCCAGAAACTTACAATTAGGGAAGAGCGTGGTGATGAAGGTTGTAAAGTGGGTCTGATGGAGAAAATCAGTAGAGAAATCTCGGTGTGAAGATGGTACAACATCCAAACATAGTCGAGCTCCACGAAGTTAAGGCGAGCAAATTCAAGATCTACTTCGCCATGGAACTCGTCTATGGAGGTGAGCTGTTCTGGAGAAGAAGTGGCGAGAGTCTATTTCCAAAAACTCATCTCTGCCATTGATTCTGCCACAACCGTGGAGCCTACCACCGAGATCTCAAGCCAGAGAACCCTGCTCTTAGACGAAGAAGGTAATTTGAAAGTCACTGATTTCAGTCTCAACTCTTTCACTAAGCATTTAAAACAAGATGGGTTGCTACACACAACGTGTGGCACACTGGCTTATGTGGCGCCGGAGGTGATTGGAAAGAAAGGCTACGATGGTGCTAAAGCTCTCTGGGTGGTTCAAGTCTGATGGTTGTGGGTGTGGGACTAGTGGGTGATATGGGTTTGTTGGGAGGTGGTTTTCCTAGCCAGATGTGGGTGTAGGTGATATGGGTTTGCTGGGCAATAGTTTTTCTAGGCGGCAGTGAGTGTGGGTGATATAAGTTTGTTGGGTGGTGGGTTTTCTAACGATTGTGGGTGATATGGGTTTGTTTGGCAGTGGGTTTTGCCGGTTAGAGAGAGATAActtagagaagagagagggagaggatcAAAGATAGAATagagaaagtgaaagaaagTTAAGGACAAAATTGTCTTTTGAAGACTCAATTGGTAGGTTTTAGAATGTTTTTAGAATGTTTTGGACCTATTATCACAAACCTCAAGGGAGGTTTGTGAAATTtaccctaaataaaaaaattaattgatgcaTTTATGCCAACACTTTTTGACTCcattttgtaattattaaatattatactaTGATATATATACCttttataagtagataaaaaataaaaataaaaaaaacttgaaaagcCAGCTGTAAATCTTATAACACTTGAGAATTTGAAGCCACGTAACAGCCgagaattaattaattaagtgaaaCCTCCTTCGCTGTTGCTGATTTCTTTCTCATAGTCCAAAAAGCAGCATAGTAACGGTTCTGCAAAGATAATCAAACTGTAAGCTACTCAAACCAATAAGGTTGTAAGAAATGCTGCGACACATGGAGAGAAGAAGCTTACTTGCATCATTGATTTAGGATTTGTACTGTATGTTGTCTCAATAGTCTTCTCCTTCTGCAGTccataaataaatcaaatacaaTTACGTTCATTGACACATACAAAAGGGAACAGAATATATATGGGCCAAGATACTGTCACTACCTCAATCTGAAATCCATAATTCAATGCTATGCTCTTCACATCTTCCAAACTCAGTTCAATGGACATTTCCTAAAAGCAATAATGATGATAACAACTTACTCTACACTTATTTCATCTATTAGAGCATGtggaaatttattattaaaataaataataataatattaataaagcATAGGGAGAAGCTTACATCTTCTTGTCCATATATATCCGCAAAGTGATATAGTAGGGGACCCAAATTTATCCAAACCTGTAACCCCAATTAATCAAAacattgagaaaaaaataaaaaaataaaaaatctatgaAATTGTTCCATACAAATTGAGGAACTTACTCCCCCATCTTTAAGTATCCTCGATATGATTTCAATATATTCAATGATATTGTGAGCCGTATCAATAAAGAAACATGTCACAACAGCATCCCAAGACCCTGCATGTACCACAAAATTTGCTCCATAAGAGAGTACTACAGGTACAGATCTCTCTGTGGAACATATTTCCCCAACCATTTGCCAAGTAAAGCTTAGTTAAAAACAAATAGCTTTCTAATCCCCAATCCACCCACATGAAATAACACAAAACTATTGGCCAATTTACAAGACGAACATAAGTTCATCCATCCCTtcaattcaaataattattgaataaccgaaaattaaattaattattataaacaGAAGTAAATAGAAAATTCCAGCTAAGGCTCCTCAGTGATCTACCCCAACTGACTTGCTTTGGCAGCACTTATCCAATGTTAATTCAAGATCTTAGCAGTCAAAACCAATCATTTTTGAACGATAATCTCATGTAATACAATGAAGTCATAGTATTCTCTTACCCATTTGGCTTGGATCACTGTAAACTTCAACAAAGTCACCACCGCACATTGAAAAGCCTTCAGTAATTCCTGCACTGCATTGATGGAAAGTTggaacataatttaaaaaattaaaataaatagtgcTGAACATTCACTTGTAGAATTTACAGGCTCTCTTTATTTAATAGCCTAATTTTTGCGTGCAACTTTTTAGGAAAGCTTGTGTATACATCCTGTGCGCTTAAGCATTAATcttctcaataaaattattatatataaagaatgcGCATGGATATTGTAGCTACATGTGACACTTTACATCaatacaaaacattttttttttcataacttacATCAAACAAAACATTAGTGCAACAAAAAACAAGTGCCCCAAATATCTAATAgtataatagtaaaattaaaatattagacTTCTCTTAGGATTTCTCTAACTTCTCTAGGTCAGAATTTGATTTTTCAGAGCTATAAAGAGTGCCAAATTGTTATAAGTTGGTTGAAACTAGTTAGAATTCATCTAACACGAATTCTAATGAACTAAAGCAATCCAACATTAAGGATGAGTTGGATAAATAGATCCATATAATCCCTCATTGCTATCTTGTTGAATAATAATGAAGTTTTTGCCTTGTGCATCTCTGCACCTCAAATCCCAAACACCCCTCTTATGTACATGAACACATCCCAAGTTGTTGCCTTGTATAAGTTTCTCTctaatctttctttctctaggagagattttttataagttttcaCATCATGGAAAATGTGACTCTTGAAAAAGTCAAAACCCATTCAATGCAAATCCTAAACCCCAAACTCATCTCCATTCAACCCTAGCAATCCCTAAACACCAACCTTTATATTTCCACCATAAAGAACCCTTAGAAACACCTTCATATCCGAAATTCTCATCCCTTAAACACATAAGATGGACACCATTTACAAGGAAAAATGCCTAACAATATGAAATTAGAAACATAATATTATGAGGCTAATTCAGAACATCTATTCTTATTCTTGTTTTATAGACCAGTAAATAAGTTCCCAAACTTGTAAAGACTGACATAGCACTTGCTTTTGTTTGAGCAAACTTGGCGTAAAAAATGATCAGATTATGGGGAAAATTCACAATGGTGTTCAGAGACAATAAGAAAATCATAATACTTGCAAAggtttaaaaggaaaaaaagaacaaaaacaaaaggactTTGCATAAAAAGTAGTATGAATACCTAGCTGGATGAATATCTGGTATTGAAACAGGTCGAAGTTGGTCATTATCTGAAAGTGAATTACAATTGCTGTGGATCCACGGATATATAGTCCACTCTCCAGCAGTTTGTGTACTAATAAATTAAGCAATCCAATTAGAAAAGACTTCAATacagaaaataaacaagaaaactGGGGGAAAAAGGTGTCACAATGATTAATTCTccagttaaaaataaataaataaattcaccAAGGCTGGAAGATGCATAAGATTGAGATTAGAAAGAATTTGTCACGAATTCTCACTGATTAAGAATAAAACTTGAGCATATCATCATGTAGTATGAGAACTCATTTCCTTGGCTTATAAAACCTGTTTATGATATGAGAAATATTAGGCAGTAAATAAAATACATGTGAAAGTAGAAGTGTAACTATCTTCAATTATGTATATTACCTAGACATGAAATCTCCAAAGCCAACCGGCCAAGTCCAGCACCAGGAACCAAACAGGAAGGAGGGCtgttaaacattttttttcttagtacaaAATACACTTTTTGAACAAAACATAAGAACCATCCAAATGATCCAAATTAGAAATGACAGATTGATCATTAGAATAAACAATTTCAAGATGCAGTAGGAAACTACTTTGAATGTAGTCAAAGCAACAAGAAGAAATTTAGTTACCTGCTTGTTTCGCGATTTGGGAATAGGACATCAAGCTCCTCAAGAATAGGTTTGTAGCACTGGTCACGTTCTTTCTGTCCctgtattaaaaataattacagtAGTACATATACACTTTGGattaaaattcttatatgaTAACATTGAAccccaaaatcaacaaaaaatctaGCAGTACCTCTGCTGCCCAGTCTCTAACTATATTCCTTATTATACAACGAAcctgaaaaagaagaagaaagatgtcAATACATCTAGAAACCTTCTCTTATGTGTTGCTAACATTAACTCGTAGCTGCTCATTTTTGTACCTATTGAAGTCAAATTGCTCTTAAGTATGTTTTCAGCTGTATTTGTTGGattgataatatatattgaaGCTCAACAGCTTGAATTGCACACTGCTCGTCCTTGTTCAACAATTGCGCACTGCATTTCCGTGTTCTACTTTTATATTAGATAATTTAGGTAATGTTGCATGTGGCCAATTCATCCCCATCATGGGTCCTTGATTCTGGTGCTGAGAAAAATATTTgatcatcttttttttaatttgattcctATTAAACACTTTATCATTTTAGCTAACTGTTCTTCTCAACCTATCCATGGGAAGGGTGTTCTTCATCCCACTAAGTCATCATCTTTACCATCTAGTCTTCATATTCATGATTTTCCATTCAATTGCTTTCTGTTAGTCAATTGACTAAGAATTTGCATCATTCTATAACCTTTGATCCCACTTCATATGTCTTTTGGGACCTTCAAACAAATAAGATGATTGGTTTAGGAAATGAAAAGGACAGACTCTATTATTTGATCCTGatggctctctctctcacctTCTCCACATTGAGTGCTACCATGTCTTTGGCAAAACTCACGTCTGTCATCCCTATAGTCTAGAATGTGAAGAATCCATAGTACCTTTTCAAGTAACAGTCATAGTTGTTAATCTAAGTTATTTGATGTAACCCATAGAGACATAAAGCGTCCTTG from Castanea sativa cultivar Marrone di Chiusa Pesio chromosome 11, ASM4071231v1 harbors:
- the LOC142615868 gene encoding uncharacterized protein LOC142615868 isoform X1, with protein sequence MSLRRVDEQEEEEDEERRRRRKVEEALEVKSLRRIISAYLNYPDAAEEDVKRYERSYKKLPPAHKALLSHHPSKFQRIRQCVSINSCFIFNMLQEFEPPLDMSQDVDSGEDSLRENVPNGHLFLGDRNVHSCQLNSTIGSLCFSASDHGCSAEGSNVTCKSPKWENTNEEMEAESHHESIIGRCPPGFNFDEERDKCGGNEITNLNGNVSSSIHEWLDPSFQLNVPLVDVDKVRCIIRNIVRDWAAEGQKERDQCYKPILEELDVLFPNRETSSPPSCLVPGAGLGRLALEISCLGFISQGNEFSYYMMICSSFILNHTQTAGEWTIYPWIHSNCNSLSDNDQLRPVSIPDIHPASAGITEGFSMCGGDFVEVYSDPSQMGSWDAVVTCFFIDTAHNIIEYIEIISRILKDGGVWINLGPLLYHFADIYGQEDEMSIELSLEDVKSIALNYGFQIEKEKTIETTYSTNPKSMMQNRYYAAFWTMRKKSATAKEVSLN
- the LOC142615868 gene encoding uncharacterized protein LOC142615868 isoform X2, whose translation is MSLRRVDEQEEEEDEERRRRRKVEEALEVKSLRRIISAYLNYPDAAEEDVKRYERSYKKLPPAHKALLSHHPSKFQRIRQCVSINSCFIFNMLQEFEPPLDMSQDVDSGEDSLRENVPNGHLFLGDRNVHSCQLNSTIGSLCFSASDHGCSAEGSNVTCKSPKWENTNEEMEAESHHESIIGRCPPGFNFDEERDKCGGNEITNLNGNVSSSIHEWLDPSFQLNVPLVDVDKVRCIIRNIVRDWAAEGQKERDQCYKPILEELDVLFPNRETSSPPSCLVPGAGLGRLALEISCLGFISQGNEFSYYMMICSSFILNHTQTAGEWTIYPWIHSNCNSLSDNDQLRPVSIPDIHPASAGITEGFSMCGGDFVEVYSDPSQMGSWDAVVTCFFIDTAHNIIEYIEIISRILKDGGVWINLGPLLYHFADIYGQEDEMSIELSLEDVKSIALNYGFQIEIYLWTAEGEDY